The Pseudomonas sp. S06B 330 genome contains the following window.
CTGGCGTGCCTGCCGGCGTGTTCAGTGTGGTGACCGGTGATGCCCCGGCCATTGGTGCGCAGTTCACCGGCCATCCGGCGGTACGTAAGTTGAGCTTCACCGGCTCGACCCCGGTGGGCCGCCTGTTGATGGGCCAGTGCGCCGAAACCATCAAGAAAGTCAGCCTGGAACTGGGCGGCAATGCACCGTTCATTGTGTTCGACGACGCCGACATCGATGCGGCTGTCGAAGGCGCGCTGATGGCCAAATACCGTAACGCTGGCCAGACCTGCGTGTGCGTCAACCGCTTCTATATCCATGACAGCGTCTATGCGCAGTTCAGCCAGCGCTTCATCGAACGCGTGCGCCAATTGGGCGTTGGCCATGGCAGCGCCGAAGGCACGCAGATCGGTCCGCTGATCAGCGACAAAGCAGTGGCCAAAGTTCGCAGCCTGATCGACGACGCTGTCGGCAAAGGCGCTGAACGGGTACTCGGCGGTCAGGCCCATATGTTGGGTGGCAACTTCTTCGAGCCGACCGTGCTGGCCAATGTCGGCCCGGGCATGGAGCTGCTGGAAGAAGAAATCTTCGGCCCGGTTGCGGCGCTGGTGCGCTTTACCACTGACACCGAAGTCATCGCCCTGGCCAACGCTACCCAGTACGGCCTCGCCGCCTACTTCTACAGCCGCGATATCGCCCGGGTGTTCAAGGTCGCTGAGCAGCTGGAATACGGCATGGTCGGAATCAATACCGGCCTGATCTCCAACGAGGTCGCGCCATTCGGTGGCATCAAACAATCGGGCCTGGGCCGTGAAGGCTCCAAGTACGGCATCGAAGATTATCTGGAAATCAAATACCTGTGCCTCGCCGTCTGAGCGCACCGGTTCCGGGACGCGGCAGGGCCTGCCGCGTGCCCCTGCAGTCGAGGTGAACCATGGCCAACACATATGAAATGTTCAGCGTGCACGTGACCGAAGTGGAACAGGCCACGCCGCTGATCAAGCGCTTCACCCTGGCCCGCGAAGATGGCGCGCCGATGCCCGCCTTCACCGGTGGCAGCCATGTCATCGTGCAGATGCAGAGTGCCGACGGCAGCCAGTTCAGCAATGCCTATTCGCTGATGAGCGACCCGCGAGACACTCGCAGCTACCAGATTGGCGTGCGCCTGGAAGAGCAATCCAAAGGTGGCTCGGCATTCATGCACCAGCAGGTTGCAGTCGGCACCCGCTTGACCATCTCCTCGCCGAACAACCTGTTCGCGCTGGACCCGAGCGCCGGTCGCCATGTGCTGATCGCCGGCGGCATCGGCATTACCCCGTTCCTGGCCCAGTTGCACGAACTCGAAGGCGGTGCCACCGACTACGAGCTGCACTATGCCTTCCGCGCACCGGAACACGGCGCCTTCCAGACACAACTGGCCAATGGTCCGCATGCGGACAACACCCACTTCTACATCGACAGCCTCGATCGCAAGCTCGACCTGAGCGCGCTGTGCGCGGGCCTGGCTGAGGATGCGCACCTGTATGTGTGTGGCCCCAAGCCGCTGATCGATGCCGTAATCGCCACTGCGGGCAACGCCGGCATCGCCGAACAACGCGTGCATTGGGAACAGTTCGCCGCCACCCCGGTAACCGGTGCAGCCTTCACCGTGGTGCTGGCCCGCTCCGGCACCGAACTGCAGGTCGAAGAAGGCATGACCATTCTTCAGGCCATTGAAAAATCCAAGGCCGCCAAGGTCGAATGCCTGTGCCGTGAAGGCGTGTGTGGCACCTGCGAGACGGCGATCCTGGAAGGTGAAGCCGAGCATTATGACCAGTACCTGAGCGACGACGAAAAGGCCGCGCAACAGAGCATGATGCTGTGTGTGTCGCGGGCGCGCTCGGCGCGGTTGGTGCTGGATCTGTAGGAATGACCAGGTAATCAACTCGTAGCCGCTGCCGCCAGGCTGCGGCTACAACGGGCAAGACGGTCGCGCCCTGATCAATGTAAGCCCGCCGCCTTGCACGCCTCGACAAAGGTTGAGCCTTTTTTGTCCATCGCCTCTTTGACGACCTTATTGGCTTTCACCAAGGCTGCGCTTGGCTTTGCCCACTGCTCAGGTGGCAGCGGCTGTGACCATGCCTGCACGGATTCCGGCAATGTCGGACGCCCTTTTCGATGGCCCCATTCGGCAAGCAGGTAAGGCATTTTCCAGAACACCAGCACTCGGCGGATGTACCAGAGTCGCAAGGGCCATCGGGATCGCTTGGAATAGCCATAACGCTCCCGTTCCTCGGCTGTTAAATGCTCTCCACCATCATCTAGAGAGCCCAGCGCGCGAGCGTCTTCGCGTTCGACTTCGAAAGTGTGCAACCCTTCGTAGGGCTTGAGCCGATCTTCGCTCGGGGTCAAACCCGCTAAGGCCATTAGCGGGCTCGGTGTATCCACCAATTGCCCGTCTTCCATGTAATTACGGATCGACGCCCACATTCCCAGTGAATGGGCATTGCTGGGTTGCGGCAGCAGAAGGAACTGCACGGTGTCTTGCTCCTCATCCTCCAAGCCCATGCCCAAGGTGTACTGGCGGGTGGCGCCATAGCTGGTGACGCCCTGGGTATTGGCTACCCAGGCGACCACACTTTCCCAAGGTACGATCAAGACCCGATGGGTTTTGTCGTCGACGTAGCAGACTTCGCGGCGTTGGCGGTTGAAGCGTACGGGGTAGGTTTTGGCGGCCTCGTAAACGCTGGAGACCATGCCGTATACATAGGCTCCAAACGGAATAATAAATAGGAGTGCACCACTGGCGAAAACTTGCACACCTTCTCCAACAATTTCGAAAAATTTTTGGTCGACTTCCGGGGCGCTAAAAACCACAAGCCAAATAGCAATTAGAATAGGCGCAATAAAGGCCGTAGATAACACCATCCAAATCATCGCTGCCAAAATTTTCCCTTGCTCAACCATCCCCCGATTACTACCACCCAACTCCAGATAGGTATCGTTCATCTGCGAAAAGTTGCGACGAGATGATTGGGACTGACCTGTGTATACGGGCAAGGGCGACAGAAACAGGGTTTCGTTCAATCCCTTGACCCGGATTTCACCGGCACTGGGGCGCTGACTGCGAATGTCCAGAGCCGGCTCAGTAGCGACGCTTTTGTCTTTGCGTTTGAGCAGCCTCTTAAACATCACCCTTCACCACCCCGCCCCTTGACGTGCCATCAATGTAAGCCCGCCGCCTTGCATGCCTCGACAAAGGTTAAGCCTTTTTTGTCCATCGCCTCTTTGACGACCTTATTGGCTTTCACCAAGGCTGCGCTTGGCTTTGCCCACTGCTCCGGTGGCAGCGGCTGTGACCATGCCTGCACGGATTCCGGCAATGTCGGACGCCCTTTTCGATGGCCCCATTCGGCAAGCAGGTAAGGCATTTTCCAGAACACCAGCACTCGGCGGATGTACCAGAATCGCAAGGGCCATCGGGATCGCTTGGAATAGCCATAACGCTCCCGCTCCTCGGCTGTTAAATGCTCTCCACCATCATCTAGAGAGCCCAGCGCGCGAGCGTCTTCGCGTTCGACTTCGAAAGTGTGCAACCCTTCGTAGGGCTTGAGCCGATCTTCGCTCGGGGTCAAACCCGCTAAGGCCATTAGCGGGCTCGGTGTATCCACCAATTGCCCGTCTTCCATGTAATTACGGATCGACGTCCACATTCCCAGTGAATGGGCGTCGCTAGGCTGCGGCAGCAGCAGAAACTGCACGGTGTCTTGTTCCTCATCCTCCAGGCCCATGCCCAAGGTGTACTGGCGAGTCGCGCCATAGCTGGTGACGCCCTGGGTATTGGCCACCCAGGCGACCACACTTTCCCAAGGAACGATCAGGACCCGATGGGTTTTGGAGTCGACGTAGCAGACTTCGCGGCGTTGGCGGTTGAAGCGTACGGGGTAGGTTTTGGCGGCCTCGTAGACGCTAGAGATCATTCCGTATACGTAGGCGCCGAATGGGAGAATGCCTAAAAGCGTATATCCAGAAAATACCTGGACGGCCATTGCTAGATCTTTAAATGGTGTAGGAAAGTTCTCAGGGTAGAAAACTACTCCATAGGTGATGATAAGAACAGGTGCAATAAATGCAGAAAACAACAGCATCCAGATCCCTGCGGCTAGTATCTTCCCTTGCTCTACCATTCCCCGGTTACTACCACCCAACTCCAGATAGGTATCGTTCATCTGCGAAAAGTTGCGACGAGATGATTGGGACTGACCTGTGTATACGGGCAAGGGCGACAGAAACAGGGTTTCGTTCAATCCCTTGCCCCGGATTTCACCGGCACTGGGGCGCTGACTGCGAATGTCTGGTGCAGGTTCGGTGGCAACGGCTTTTTCTTGGCGTTTGAACAGTTTGCTAAACATCGACAGTCGCCAAGTCGTCTCTGATGAACAGCCTGAAAGGGGCCTTGCCTGTTCCGGGGGGCATGCTCTCTACCGAGTCGAGTCGATAGGTACCCTTGGCCATGATGGTCACACCATAAGAGCGGGTGATGTACAGGTTACGCAGGACAAAAGTGGTTTGGTGGAGTACATCGCGTTCAGCGTCCAATTGGTAGGCGATGGTGAAGGCCAGGGCGAAATCTGAGGTTTGCTCGCAATCATTGATCGGCAAATGCAGCGTCAGTGCTTGTTGCCCTTCACTGACGACGATGAAACGCGTGGCCCATATGGCGGTGCGTTCTTTCCAGCTTGCTGGCGGCAGGTTGCGCCTGTACGGCTGGTGTACGTAGTTATCACGGACCTGTTCGTAGGCTTGTAGCTGTAACTTGCGCTGGTCCATTTCCTGAGTGCTGATGCCAGGCAGCACCAGTTTCAAGTAGGTTTGTTTTTCATCGCGGATCAGTTCACAGGTTGGCTTTTGCACGACCCTCGCCAGTTCACTCCACTCGTCTTGCAGGGTGCGGTGCCTGGATTTGTTGCCCCAAGTACTGGTTTCCATCCACGCTTGCAGATCATACAGATTGAAGTAGTTGTATAACCCCTCACCCACCAATTGCAGGGCAGTGGCGACCAGGCCTATCAGATTGGCACGCGCACCGATGGCCAAAAGCCGTGGACTAGCCTCTGCCCAGGCCAAAGCGCGCAGTTCGGTCGGTGTTTTCAAAATGTTCTTGATGATGGAGCCTGTGTGCTTGGCGGCCCAGGTGTTGGTACCAGCCAATATCCCATCGCCGGTAATCTGCACAGTGGCAGCACCCAGCCCCTTGTAATCGCCTTTAGCCAAGGCTCTGCCCCATTGCAGTGAGTGTTTGCCCAAGTCGATTGATGCAGCAATGCCGCCAAAACCGAATGCACCAAGTCCAGAAGTCCCACTCCAGCGCCCCAAGCGGCTCATGGTATTGAGCTTGCCAGCAGCACTTTCCATCTGCTCGATATGCGCTTGAAAAAGCGTAACGGACAGTCCTTGTACTGCCGAAAATCCTGCAGCCGACATGCCTAAGAAAGATTCCCCTGCCGCGCCAAAGTCAGCTAATGAGCGATCAGGTTTTACCAGTACGCTCATCGCCTCAATAAACTTCAGCCCCTGAATCACAAACAACGCC
Protein-coding sequences here:
- a CDS encoding NAD-dependent succinate-semialdehyde dehydrogenase yields the protein MKLNDNTLLRQQAYIAGRWCDADDGRSLPVTDPANGELLGHVPLMGGAEAKRAIEAAEAALADWRARTAKDRAQILRRWFELLLEHEHDLAQLMTFEQGKPLHEALGEIRYAASFVEWFAEEGKRVYGDVIPSPANDKRLLVIKQGIGVCTAITPWNFPAAMITRKVAPALAAGCTMVVKPANETPFCALALVELAERAGVPAGVFSVVTGDAPAIGAQFTGHPAVRKLSFTGSTPVGRLLMGQCAETIKKVSLELGGNAPFIVFDDADIDAAVEGALMAKYRNAGQTCVCVNRFYIHDSVYAQFSQRFIERVRQLGVGHGSAEGTQIGPLISDKAVAKVRSLIDDAVGKGAERVLGGQAHMLGGNFFEPTVLANVGPGMELLEEEIFGPVAALVRFTTDTEVIALANATQYGLAAYFYSRDIARVFKVAEQLEYGMVGINTGLISNEVAPFGGIKQSGLGREGSKYGIEDYLEIKYLCLAV
- a CDS encoding PDR/VanB family oxidoreductase; translation: MANTYEMFSVHVTEVEQATPLIKRFTLAREDGAPMPAFTGGSHVIVQMQSADGSQFSNAYSLMSDPRDTRSYQIGVRLEEQSKGGSAFMHQQVAVGTRLTISSPNNLFALDPSAGRHVLIAGGIGITPFLAQLHELEGGATDYELHYAFRAPEHGAFQTQLANGPHADNTHFYIDSLDRKLDLSALCAGLAEDAHLYVCGPKPLIDAVIATAGNAGIAEQRVHWEQFAATPVTGAAFTVVLARSGTELQVEEGMTILQAIEKSKAAKVECLCREGVCGTCETAILEGEAEHYDQYLSDDEKAAQQSMMLCVSRARSARLVLDL
- a CDS encoding DUF6708 domain-containing protein, whose amino-acid sequence is MFKRLLKRKDKSVATEPALDIRSQRPSAGEIRVKGLNETLFLSPLPVYTGQSQSSRRNFSQMNDTYLELGGSNRGMVEQGKILAAMIWMVLSTAFIAPILIAIWLVVFSAPEVDQKFFEIVGEGVQVFASGALLFIIPFGAYVYGMVSSVYEAAKTYPVRFNRQRREVCYVDDKTHRVLIVPWESVVAWVANTQGVTSYGATRQYTLGMGLEDEEQDTVQFLLLPQPSNAHSLGMWASIRNYMEDGQLVDTPSPLMALAGLTPSEDRLKPYEGLHTFEVEREDARALGSLDDGGEHLTAEERERYGYSKRSRWPLRLWYIRRVLVFWKMPYLLAEWGHRKGRPTLPESVQAWSQPLPPEQWAKPSAALVKANKVVKEAMDKKGSTFVEACKAAGLH
- a CDS encoding DUF6708 domain-containing protein, whose translation is MFSKLFKRQEKAVATEPAPDIRSQRPSAGEIRGKGLNETLFLSPLPVYTGQSQSSRRNFSQMNDTYLELGGSNRGMVEQGKILAAGIWMLLFSAFIAPVLIITYGVVFYPENFPTPFKDLAMAVQVFSGYTLLGILPFGAYVYGMISSVYEAAKTYPVRFNRQRREVCYVDSKTHRVLIVPWESVVAWVANTQGVTSYGATRQYTLGMGLEDEEQDTVQFLLLPQPSDAHSLGMWTSIRNYMEDGQLVDTPSPLMALAGLTPSEDRLKPYEGLHTFEVEREDARALGSLDDGGEHLTAEERERYGYSKRSRWPLRFWYIRRVLVFWKMPYLLAEWGHRKGRPTLPESVQAWSQPLPPEQWAKPSAALVKANKVVKEAMDKKGLTFVEACKAAGLH